The following proteins come from a genomic window of Methylorubrum populi:
- a CDS encoding C40 family peptidase, which translates to MPDAPDPRLTPARPDLADLRLKGIVAAERYVAGEPARVVVPAAPLRRAPRLEAGLETEAVMGDAVTVFEIRHGFAWVQIVRDGYVGYLPEAALGPADPAPTHRVASLRTFVYPAPDLKRPHVAHLSLGAAFAAQVQEGEYWQLAGGGFVFAGHAAPLGAVEPDFAATAERLVGTPYLWGGRTSLGLDCSGLVQLCLQMAGRACPRDADQQERALGNALPPGLDGLRRGDLVFWKGHVGLMLDADRLIHANGHHMAVAVEPLREAVERIAAKSFGAVTSIRRLDPVA; encoded by the coding sequence ATGCCAGACGCTCCCGACCCCCGCCTCACTCCGGCCCGGCCCGACCTCGCCGACCTTCGCCTGAAGGGCATCGTCGCGGCAGAGCGCTACGTTGCCGGAGAGCCGGCGCGGGTCGTCGTTCCCGCTGCCCCGCTGCGCCGCGCGCCGCGTCTCGAGGCCGGGCTCGAGACCGAGGCGGTGATGGGCGATGCCGTGACGGTGTTCGAGATCCGCCACGGCTTCGCGTGGGTCCAGATCGTTCGCGACGGTTACGTCGGCTACCTGCCGGAGGCGGCGCTTGGGCCGGCCGATCCGGCGCCGACCCACCGGGTCGCGAGCTTGCGCACCTTCGTCTATCCGGCGCCCGACCTGAAGCGCCCGCATGTTGCTCATCTGAGCCTCGGCGCCGCCTTTGCAGCGCAGGTGCAAGAGGGCGAGTACTGGCAGCTCGCCGGCGGCGGCTTCGTTTTCGCCGGGCACGCCGCGCCGCTCGGGGCCGTCGAACCGGATTTCGCGGCCACCGCCGAGCGGCTCGTCGGCACGCCCTATCTCTGGGGCGGGCGCACCAGCCTCGGCCTCGATTGCTCCGGCCTCGTCCAACTCTGCCTGCAGATGGCGGGACGCGCCTGCCCGCGCGATGCCGACCAGCAGGAGCGGGCGCTCGGCAACGCCCTGCCGCCGGGGCTCGATGGGCTCCGGCGCGGCGATCTCGTGTTCTGGAAGGGCCATGTCGGGCTGATGCTCGACGCTGATCGGCTGATCCACGCCAACGGCCACCACATGGCGGTGGCGGTCGAGCCGCTGCGCGAGGCGGTCGAGCGCATCGCCGCCAAGAGTTTCGGCGCCGTCACCTCGATCCGGCGGCTCGATCCGGTCGCCTGA
- a CDS encoding SDR family NAD(P)-dependent oxidoreductase — MTNPERSALIVGASRGLGLGLTETFLRRGWRVTATRRGGAPGLERLATRGVRVETVDIDDDASVAALHGRLDCETFDLIFVVAGVLGESDRPLHTVPRAVHAQVLLTNAVSPILFAEAFSDRLLPGGTLAFMSSVLGSVGLNTEGGWENYRASKAALNTNARSFAARHAERSFGVLLLHPGWVATDMGGEGADLDVATSAAGLADVIEARAGRTDLAFLDYRGEALPW, encoded by the coding sequence ATGACGAATCCCGAACGAAGCGCCCTGATCGTCGGCGCCTCTCGCGGCCTCGGGCTCGGCCTCACCGAGACCTTCCTGCGGCGTGGCTGGCGGGTCACCGCAACCCGGCGCGGGGGAGCGCCCGGCCTCGAACGGCTCGCGACGCGCGGGGTACGGGTCGAGACGGTCGATATCGATGACGATGCGTCCGTTGCCGCCCTGCACGGCCGGCTGGATTGCGAAACCTTCGACCTGATCTTCGTCGTGGCCGGCGTCCTGGGGGAATCGGACCGGCCGCTTCACACGGTGCCGCGGGCGGTCCACGCCCAGGTCCTTCTCACGAACGCGGTGAGCCCGATCCTGTTCGCGGAGGCCTTCAGCGACAGGCTGCTGCCCGGTGGCACACTCGCCTTCATGTCCTCGGTGCTCGGCAGCGTCGGCCTCAACACCGAGGGCGGCTGGGAGAACTATCGAGCCAGCAAGGCGGCGCTGAACACCAATGCCCGGAGCTTCGCCGCGCGCCACGCCGAGCGGAGCTTCGGCGTGCTGCTGCTGCATCCGGGCTGGGTGGCCACCGACATGGGCGGCGAGGGCGCCGACCTCGACGTCGCCACGAGCGCGGCCGGGCTGGCGGACGTGATCGAGGCGAGGGCCGGCCGGACCGATCTCGCCTTCCTCGACTACCGGGGCGAGGCGCTGCCCTGGTGA
- a CDS encoding MgtC/SapB family protein: MPGPFPFPTPEALNSGISLAVAFGLGTLIGVERQYRQRSAGLRTAVLVALGAAAFVDLGMRLTGGEGATRVVAYVVSGIGFLGAGVIMKEGMNVRGLNTAATLWCSAAVGAFSGADLPLEACFVTIAVLAGNTLLRPLVNLIDRIPIDESATEATYEVQVTVPAEAAGLARDLLVERLEAADYPVGTTEVEERGETTVDVIATLTATTVHSKDLDAVVADLKKRPEVRHATWTVQTGD, encoded by the coding sequence ATGCCCGGCCCGTTTCCCTTCCCCACGCCCGAAGCCCTGAATTCCGGCATCAGCCTCGCGGTCGCCTTCGGCCTCGGCACCCTGATCGGGGTCGAGCGGCAGTACCGGCAGCGCAGCGCGGGCCTGCGCACCGCCGTGCTGGTGGCGCTGGGCGCCGCCGCCTTCGTCGATCTCGGGATGCGGCTGACCGGCGGCGAGGGAGCGACCCGCGTCGTGGCCTACGTCGTCTCCGGCATCGGCTTCCTCGGCGCCGGCGTCATCATGAAGGAGGGCATGAACGTGCGCGGCCTCAACACCGCCGCGACCCTCTGGTGCTCGGCCGCCGTCGGTGCCTTCTCCGGAGCCGACCTGCCGCTGGAGGCCTGCTTCGTCACCATCGCCGTGCTCGCGGGCAACACGCTGCTGCGCCCGCTCGTCAACCTGATCGACCGCATCCCCATCGACGAGAGCGCGACGGAGGCGACCTACGAGGTGCAGGTGACGGTGCCCGCCGAAGCGGCCGGTCTCGCCCGCGACCTGCTGGTGGAGCGCCTGGAGGCGGCGGACTACCCCGTCGGCACCACGGAGGTGGAGGAGCGCGGCGAGACCACCGTCGACGTCATCGCCACACTCACCGCGACGACGGTCCATTCCAAGGATCTCGACGCCGTGGTGGCCGATCTGAAGAAGCGGCCGGAGGTGCGCCACGCCACGTGGACGGTGCAGACGGGCGATTGA
- a CDS encoding AAA family ATPase — protein sequence MSVEALARPAAEPAPVRDRILQLRDGLSHGLIGADKLVERLLIGLLTGGHLLIEGAPGLAKTRAVKRLSDGLDGSFARVQCTPDLMPADLTGTTVWRQDAGTFEFLPGPLFHSLILVDEVNRAPPKVQSALLEAMAEGQITVSGHTHRLPDPFMVVATQNPIEHAGTFPLPEAQLDRFLLHVVVEMPDEASERRILDLVEGELNHHAEAMPVKLSVAEVIAAREAALATYVSPALKDYLVRLVAGTRGDSVAPELRAAIEHPASPRGTLALMVAGKARAYLHGRDHVVPEDIAELAADALSHRIGLTWRAAAEGRTTRGIVGGLVERTRAL from the coding sequence ATGAGCGTCGAGGCACTCGCCCGTCCCGCGGCGGAGCCGGCGCCCGTCCGCGACCGCATCCTCCAGCTCCGCGACGGATTGAGCCATGGCCTGATCGGCGCCGACAAGCTGGTCGAGCGCCTGCTGATCGGGCTTCTGACCGGCGGCCATCTGCTGATCGAGGGCGCTCCGGGTCTCGCCAAGACCCGCGCGGTCAAGCGTCTGTCGGACGGGCTCGACGGCTCCTTCGCCCGCGTGCAGTGCACGCCCGACCTGATGCCGGCCGACCTCACCGGCACCACCGTCTGGCGCCAGGATGCGGGCACCTTCGAGTTCCTGCCCGGCCCCCTGTTCCACTCGCTAATCCTCGTCGACGAGGTGAACCGCGCCCCGCCCAAGGTGCAGTCGGCGCTGCTGGAGGCCATGGCGGAGGGGCAGATCACCGTCTCCGGCCACACCCACCGCCTGCCCGACCCCTTCATGGTGGTGGCGACGCAAAATCCGATCGAGCACGCCGGCACCTTCCCGCTGCCGGAGGCGCAGCTCGACCGCTTCCTGCTCCACGTCGTCGTCGAGATGCCCGACGAGGCCTCCGAGCGCCGCATCCTCGATCTCGTCGAGGGCGAATTGAATCACCACGCCGAGGCGATGCCGGTGAAGCTCTCGGTCGCCGAGGTGATCGCCGCCCGCGAGGCCGCGCTCGCCACCTACGTTTCGCCGGCCCTCAAGGACTATCTCGTGCGGCTCGTGGCCGGCACCCGCGGCGACAGCGTCGCGCCGGAGCTGCGCGCGGCGATCGAGCACCCGGCCTCGCCGCGCGGCACGCTCGCCCTGATGGTCGCCGGCAAGGCGCGGGCCTACCTGCACGGCCGCGACCACGTCGTGCCCGAGGACATCGCGGAGTTGGCCGCCGACGCCCTCTCACACCGCATCGGCCTGACTTGGCGCGCGGCGGCCGAGGGGCGCACCACGCGGGGCATCGTCGGCGGATTGGTCGAGCGGACACGGGCGCTGTAG
- a CDS encoding DUF58 domain-containing protein yields MTATAAPASDPTDAPGIHLSGAGLMSLRHLARRGVSPSTRTIAGLPGGIVTRKRGRGSEPDDVRPWSEGDDRRFIDRNATARTGELHVRTHHDERDRAVVLLADFRPSMLFGTRRALRSVAGAEALTLLGWRIVGDGGRIGLIAAGAGEPSVVRPAGGERAMTAVTGAMAHAHAAALARPAADDPPLTDTLALARSLLPSGGHLVVASALDAPGPDFESLITALAERLSIRLLLVSDAFERTRPPGFYPYALPDGHRGTVQARRGAPPPDEIDPRLARLHACGVEGLRIDVEAGPESYAPLMERLDAVL; encoded by the coding sequence ATGACCGCGACCGCGGCTCCCGCAAGCGACCCGACCGACGCCCCCGGCATCCACCTTTCCGGTGCCGGGCTGATGAGCCTGCGCCACCTCGCCCGGCGCGGCGTCTCACCCTCGACCCGCACCATCGCCGGCCTGCCCGGCGGCATCGTCACGCGCAAGCGCGGGCGCGGCTCCGAGCCGGACGACGTGCGGCCCTGGTCCGAGGGCGACGACCGCCGCTTCATCGACCGCAACGCCACCGCCCGCACCGGCGAATTGCACGTGCGCACCCACCACGACGAGCGCGACCGCGCCGTGGTGCTGCTCGCCGACTTCCGGCCCTCAATGCTGTTCGGCACCCGCCGGGCGCTGCGCTCGGTCGCGGGCGCGGAGGCGCTGACTCTGCTCGGCTGGCGCATCGTCGGCGATGGCGGTCGCATCGGCCTGATCGCGGCAGGGGCGGGCGAGCCGTCCGTGGTCCGTCCGGCCGGCGGCGAGCGGGCGATGACCGCCGTCACCGGGGCGATGGCGCACGCCCACGCCGCCGCCCTGGCGCGCCCCGCGGCGGACGACCCGCCGCTTACCGACACCCTGGCGCTCGCGCGCTCACTGCTGCCCTCCGGCGGGCACCTCGTCGTCGCGAGCGCCCTCGACGCCCCGGGGCCGGATTTCGAGAGCCTGATCACCGCGCTGGCCGAGCGTCTGTCGATCCGCCTGCTGCTGGTCAGCGACGCCTTCGAACGCACCCGCCCGCCCGGCTTCTACCCCTACGCCCTGCCCGACGGACATCGCGGCACCGTCCAGGCCCGCCGCGGGGCACCGCCCCCCGATGAGATCGATCCGCGCCTCGCCCGCCTCCATGCCTGCGGCGTCGAGGGCCTGCGCATCGACGTCGAGGCCGGGCCGGAGAGCTACGCCCCCCTGATGGAGCGGCTCGATGCGGTGCTGTGA
- a CDS encoding DUF4381 domain-containing protein — protein MTATPDLSTLRGLHLPTGGNGAVQPEMVAAIVLGFGLALLVGGIRLLRARRGASLRRAALREFALAAQLEPEARRVAQARLLRRVVRTLKGEEAARTRGPAWAATLDATFGTDFFRSGPGRVFADDLYRRPEAVDPTAIDAGLGRMLAQIRA, from the coding sequence ATGACCGCCACCCCCGACCTCTCCACCCTGCGCGGCCTGCACCTGCCCACCGGCGGCAACGGGGCGGTGCAGCCCGAGATGGTGGCCGCCATCGTCCTCGGCTTCGGCCTCGCGCTGCTCGTCGGCGGGATCCGCCTGCTCCGCGCGCGTCGCGGCGCATCCCTGCGGCGGGCGGCCCTGCGGGAGTTCGCGCTCGCCGCGCAGCTGGAGCCCGAAGCCCGGCGCGTCGCCCAGGCCCGCCTCCTGCGCCGCGTGGTGCGCACGCTGAAGGGCGAGGAGGCGGCCCGCACCCGCGGCCCAGCCTGGGCGGCGACGCTCGATGCCACCTTCGGCACCGACTTCTTCCGCAGCGGTCCGGGCCGCGTCTTCGCCGACGACCTCTATCGGCGTCCCGAAGCCGTCGATCCGACCGCGATCGATGCCGGCCTCGGCCGCATGCTCGCACAGATCCGGGCCTGA
- a CDS encoding VWA domain-containing protein, with translation MPAWFTALVSAFDFATPLALLLLPLPLAARLIPPEREGGSGALRVPPTLVRGAEGSESIAARGRRRLWLIGTLWVALVVALAGPRLVLPALALPASAREIVLALDLSGSMERKDFSLDGETVSRLAAVKRVGAEFIRRRAGDRIGLVEFADQAYVAAAPTFDTAAVARTLEEATIGLVGRSTGIGDGLGLALKRLAPAQVANAEGGGPPPSRDKVVVLLSDGANNAGQTAPKDVAALAKDLGVRVYTIALGPIDMADNPNNEQDVVDVETLRAMAETSGGRAFRVKTTDDLEAVANAIDELEGGRAKAPPLPLRRDLWPWPAALAFLCACGLLATRRRI, from the coding sequence ATGCCCGCCTGGTTCACGGCCCTCGTCTCCGCCTTCGACTTCGCGACGCCGCTCGCCCTGCTGCTCCTGCCCCTGCCGCTCGCCGCCCGGCTGATCCCGCCGGAGCGCGAGGGCGGCAGCGGCGCGCTGCGCGTGCCGCCCACCCTCGTCCGGGGTGCGGAAGGCTCCGAGTCCATCGCCGCCCGCGGACGGCGGCGGCTCTGGCTCATCGGCACGCTCTGGGTGGCGCTCGTGGTCGCGCTCGCCGGCCCCCGCCTCGTCCTGCCCGCCCTGGCGCTGCCGGCCTCGGCCCGCGAGATCGTGCTCGCCCTCGACCTGTCGGGCAGCATGGAGCGCAAGGACTTCTCCCTCGACGGCGAGACCGTCAGCCGGCTCGCGGCGGTGAAGCGCGTCGGCGCCGAGTTCATCCGCCGCCGGGCCGGCGACCGCATCGGCCTCGTCGAGTTCGCCGATCAGGCCTACGTCGCCGCCGCCCCCACCTTCGACACGGCGGCGGTCGCCCGCACCCTGGAGGAGGCGACGATCGGTCTGGTCGGGCGCTCCACCGGCATCGGCGACGGGCTCGGCCTCGCCCTCAAGCGGCTCGCGCCGGCCCAGGTGGCGAATGCGGAGGGCGGCGGTCCGCCCCCCTCCCGCGACAAGGTCGTGGTGCTGCTCTCGGACGGCGCCAACAATGCCGGCCAGACCGCGCCCAAGGACGTGGCGGCTCTGGCAAAAGACCTCGGCGTGCGCGTCTACACCATCGCGCTCGGGCCGATCGACATGGCCGACAACCCGAACAACGAGCAGGACGTGGTCGATGTCGAGACCCTTCGGGCCATGGCCGAGACCAGCGGCGGCCGCGCCTTCCGCGTGAAGACCACCGACGACCTGGAGGCCGTCGCCAACGCCATCGACGAACTGGAGGGAGGACGGGCCAAGGCGCCGCCGCTGCCCCTGCGGCGCGACCTCTGGCCGTGGCCGGCGGCGCTCGCCTTCCTGTGCGCCTGCGGGCTTCTGGCGACGCGGCGCAGAATATGA
- a CDS encoding vWA domain-containing protein, whose protein sequence is MIESLTLLRPLWFLALPVVAVLALRAAWRSAPLGDWSKAVDPHLMALFARSGALLGGRRQANLAAALAAGILALALTGPAVERPEAATFRNLDATVVVLDLSRSVTEGGRFKEARQAAQSVAEAAGTRSLALIVFAGDAYTALSPTNDRETLATTLFALDADTVPDRGSHPERGLALARRTLAEANVVAADVVLISDGDGIGQAAEREAAAIRDKGWQLHALFVPAAKALPPGAPRPDRAALDRLAGAGGGRAADIDSPQAVLDRVGASTAQHLAAGGFGVLAFADFGRWLLLLALVPALLLFRRSA, encoded by the coding sequence ATGATCGAATCCCTCACCCTCCTGCGCCCGCTCTGGTTCCTGGCGCTTCCCGTCGTGGCCGTGCTGGCTCTGCGCGCGGCGTGGCGCTCGGCGCCGCTGGGCGATTGGAGCAAGGCGGTCGATCCCCACCTGATGGCGCTGTTCGCCCGAAGCGGCGCCCTGCTCGGGGGACGGCGACAGGCCAACCTCGCCGCCGCGCTCGCCGCGGGCATCCTGGCGCTGGCGCTCACCGGGCCGGCGGTCGAGCGGCCGGAAGCGGCGACCTTCCGCAACCTCGATGCCACGGTGGTCGTGCTCGACCTATCCCGCTCCGTCACCGAGGGCGGGCGCTTCAAGGAGGCGCGGCAGGCCGCGCAATCCGTGGCGGAGGCCGCGGGCACCCGCTCGCTGGCGCTGATCGTCTTTGCCGGCGACGCCTACACCGCCCTCTCGCCCACCAACGACCGCGAGACGCTGGCCACCACTCTATTCGCCCTCGATGCCGACACCGTGCCCGACCGCGGCAGCCATCCGGAGCGCGGGCTGGCGCTCGCCCGTCGGACGCTCGCCGAGGCCAATGTCGTCGCCGCCGACGTGGTGCTGATCTCCGACGGCGACGGAATCGGGCAGGCCGCCGAGCGCGAGGCCGCCGCGATAAGGGACAAGGGCTGGCAGCTCCACGCCCTGTTCGTGCCGGCCGCCAAGGCACTGCCGCCCGGCGCGCCGCGCCCCGACCGGGCCGCCCTCGACCGGCTCGCCGGGGCCGGCGGAGGCCGTGCCGCCGACATCGACAGCCCGCAGGCGGTGCTCGACCGCGTCGGCGCCTCGACCGCGCAGCATCTCGCTGCGGGCGGCTTCGGCGTGCTCGCCTTCGCCGATTTCGGCCGCTGGCTGCTGCTGTTGGCGCTGGTGCCGGCCCTTCTCCTGTTCCGTCGGAGCGCATGA
- a CDS encoding tetratricopeptide repeat protein codes for MVAPAPSRLFAGATPLRRALPIAFPRNWRRLARIAGLALAGIGILGLLLVSEPRTTLGRFLMAVGLPSAALHVFEVPAWRAAALYEAGRYGEAIPMFRAQGKRGAYNLGNALARSGDLKGALDAYDEALTYNPRDADAQANRSLIARALEEEIDRGKGGGIANASAQYGARYNNTANQDQNDDIRATSSGEGLAGNKEASSSASLPGTSPVARRGKAEQQAIDSGKGQARGSASDAAGRGRQGAGSAMVAAAPEREARRVTKSFEAHEIHPDRLWLQTLPDEPGRFLKLRLKAEQARRIEAGTAIPGGSNPW; via the coding sequence ATGGTGGCGCCCGCTCCTTCCCGGCTCTTTGCCGGAGCGACGCCCCTCCGGCGGGCGCTTCCCATCGCCTTCCCGCGCAACTGGCGGCGGCTCGCGCGCATTGCCGGCCTCGCGCTCGCGGGAATCGGCATCCTCGGCCTGCTGCTCGTGTCGGAGCCGCGCACGACGCTGGGCCGCTTCCTGATGGCGGTCGGGCTGCCGAGCGCGGCCCTCCACGTGTTCGAGGTGCCCGCCTGGCGGGCCGCCGCCCTCTACGAGGCCGGGCGCTACGGCGAGGCGATTCCGATGTTCCGGGCGCAGGGCAAGCGCGGCGCCTACAACCTCGGCAACGCGCTCGCCCGATCCGGCGACCTCAAGGGCGCGCTCGACGCCTACGACGAGGCGCTGACCTACAATCCGCGCGACGCCGACGCGCAGGCCAACCGCTCGCTGATCGCGAGGGCGCTGGAAGAGGAGATCGACCGCGGCAAGGGCGGCGGCATCGCCAACGCCTCGGCCCAGTATGGCGCCCGCTACAACAACACCGCCAACCAGGACCAGAACGACGACATCCGCGCCACCTCCAGCGGCGAGGGTCTGGCCGGCAACAAGGAGGCGAGTTCGTCCGCCTCGCTGCCCGGCACCAGCCCGGTGGCACGGCGCGGCAAGGCGGAGCAGCAGGCGATCGATTCCGGCAAGGGTCAGGCCCGCGGCTCGGCGAGCGACGCGGCCGGCCGCGGGCGCCAGGGCGCCGGCTCGGCCATGGTCGCCGCCGCGCCCGAGCGCGAGGCCCGGCGGGTGACGAAAAGCTTCGAGGCCCACGAGATTCATCCCGACCGGCTCTGGCTCCAGACCCTGCCGGACGAGCCCGGCCGCTTCCTGAAGCTGCGCCTCAAGGCCGAGCAGGCCCGCCGCATCGAGGCCGGCACCGCCATCCCGGGAGGCAGCAACCCGTGGTGA
- a CDS encoding catalase family protein has product MNAASPIPYHPSVEQPRTDEADIHAQMLATFAKIQETTFKDYGRAVRGVHAKAHGLLVGRLDILDGLPPELAQGLFEKPGSYKAVLRFSTNPGDILDDSVSTPRGLALKIVGVEGERLEGAEGTSQDFVMADAPAFTAPDDAAFLKSLKLLAATTDTPQVFKKAFSAILRGVETVLEGLGTQSPTLIAMGGHPETHILGETFYSQVSLRWGAYVAKVAVAPVSPALTVLTGASLNVNGRPNGLREAVTAFFAENEGVWELRAQLRTDEETMPVEDASQPWPEDRSPYVAVARLTVPRQDAWSEDKMRRIDDGLAFNPWHALAAHRPLGAIMRARRVVYPASARFRAEHNGCPIHEPGAGFAAEA; this is encoded by the coding sequence GTGAACGCTGCGAGCCCGATTCCCTACCACCCCTCGGTCGAGCAGCCGCGCACCGACGAGGCCGACATCCACGCGCAGATGCTCGCGACCTTCGCGAAGATCCAGGAGACCACGTTCAAGGATTACGGGCGGGCGGTGCGGGGTGTTCACGCCAAGGCGCACGGCCTGCTGGTCGGCCGGCTCGACATCCTGGACGGCCTGCCTCCCGAACTGGCGCAGGGGCTGTTCGAGAAGCCCGGCTCCTACAAGGCCGTCCTTCGCTTCTCCACCAATCCCGGCGACATCCTCGACGACAGCGTCTCGACCCCGCGCGGCCTCGCGCTGAAGATCGTCGGCGTCGAGGGAGAGCGCCTGGAGGGTGCGGAGGGGACGAGCCAGGATTTCGTGATGGCCGACGCGCCCGCCTTCACGGCGCCGGACGACGCCGCCTTCCTCAAGAGCCTGAAGCTCCTCGCCGCGACCACGGACACGCCGCAGGTGTTCAAGAAGGCGTTCTCCGCCATCCTGCGCGGCGTCGAAACGGTGCTCGAAGGTCTCGGCACCCAGAGCCCGACCCTGATCGCGATGGGCGGCCACCCGGAGACGCACATCCTCGGCGAGACGTTCTACAGCCAGGTTTCCCTGCGCTGGGGTGCCTACGTCGCCAAGGTCGCGGTCGCACCGGTCTCGCCCGCGCTGACGGTGCTCACGGGCGCGAGCCTCAACGTCAACGGTCGGCCCAACGGCCTACGCGAGGCGGTCACCGCCTTCTTCGCCGAGAACGAGGGCGTGTGGGAGCTGCGGGCGCAGCTGCGCACCGACGAGGAGACGATGCCGGTCGAGGACGCCTCGCAGCCCTGGCCGGAAGACCGGAGCCCCTACGTCGCGGTGGCCCGCCTGACCGTGCCGCGCCAGGACGCCTGGAGCGAGGACAAGATGCGGCGGATCGACGACGGTCTGGCCTTCAACCCCTGGCACGCACTCGCCGCGCATCGGCCGCTCGGCGCGATCATGCGCGCCCGCCGGGTCGTCTACCCCGCCTCCGCCCGCTTTCGGGCCGAGCATAACGGGTGCCCGATCCACGAGCCGGGCGCCGGCTTCGCCGCAGAGGCGTGA
- a CDS encoding DMT family transporter, protein MSARQAGEAVGPVARDPRRLVGIALMCIAPVFFAGLDATGKVLAGTGVDPLLTTFMRYAVNVTLVTAFINPVTRPGVSRSRRLPLQILRSLLLFGSTALNFLALRSLQLAETISIQFAAPLTVALLAGPLLGEWSSRMRLAAVAAGFVGVLVIVRPDALVAKPAILFSLGAMLCYAIYVIVTRKLAAYDSTATTMFYTGLGGLAVMSPLLPWIWTAPASGTVWAMLIAVGLFGTIGHWLLVLAHARAPASLLAPFIYTQILWSVLLGYLLFGDMPSLWTMLGAAIIVASGLALLGEDALMRRHARRREPPPPRDGAASRPQR, encoded by the coding sequence GTGTCCGCCAGACAGGCCGGAGAAGCGGTAGGACCGGTCGCCCGCGATCCGCGGCGCCTCGTGGGCATCGCCCTGATGTGCATCGCCCCGGTGTTCTTCGCCGGCCTCGACGCCACGGGCAAGGTGCTGGCGGGGACGGGCGTCGATCCGCTGCTCACCACCTTCATGCGCTACGCCGTCAACGTCACGCTGGTGACGGCCTTCATCAATCCGGTGACGCGGCCGGGCGTGTCCCGCTCCCGGCGCCTGCCGCTGCAGATCCTGCGCTCGCTGCTCCTGTTCGGCTCGACCGCCCTCAACTTCCTGGCCCTGCGCTCGCTCCAGCTCGCCGAGACGATCTCGATCCAGTTCGCCGCGCCGCTCACCGTCGCGCTGCTCGCCGGTCCGCTGCTGGGCGAATGGTCGTCGCGGATGCGGCTCGCGGCGGTGGCAGCGGGCTTCGTCGGCGTCCTCGTCATCGTGCGGCCGGACGCGCTGGTGGCCAAGCCGGCCATCCTGTTCAGCCTCGGTGCGATGCTCTGCTACGCGATCTACGTGATCGTGACGCGCAAACTCGCGGCCTACGACTCGACCGCGACGACAATGTTCTACACCGGACTCGGCGGCCTCGCCGTGATGAGCCCGCTCCTGCCCTGGATCTGGACGGCGCCGGCCTCCGGCACGGTCTGGGCGATGCTGATCGCGGTCGGGCTGTTCGGCACGATCGGGCACTGGCTGCTCGTGCTGGCCCATGCGCGGGCGCCGGCGAGCCTGCTCGCGCCCTTCATCTACACGCAGATCCTGTGGTCGGTCCTGCTGGGCTACCTGCTCTTCGGCGACATGCCGAGCCTCTGGACCATGCTCGGCGCCGCGATCATCGTCGCCTCGGGCCTCGCCCTCCTGGGGGAGGATGCCCTGATGCGCCGGCACGCGCGGCGGAGGGAGCCCCCTCCCCCGCGCGATGGCGCTGCGAGCCGGCCTCAGCGATAG
- the msrB gene encoding peptide-methionine (R)-S-oxide reductase MsrB: protein MAGSDVIGQDPGLRTEDEWRATLTPEQYRVLREHGTERAGTSGLNAEKRSGTFFCAGCGAPLFESGTKYESGSGWPSFFAPLDGAVETQVDRSHWMTRTEVHCARCKGHLGHVFEDGPAPTGLRYCMNGVALGFEPEG from the coding sequence ATGGCCGGATCCGACGTCATCGGGCAAGATCCCGGACTTCGTACGGAAGACGAGTGGCGCGCGACGCTGACACCTGAACAATATCGCGTGCTGCGCGAGCACGGCACCGAGCGGGCCGGCACGAGCGGCCTCAACGCCGAGAAGCGCTCCGGGACCTTCTTCTGCGCCGGATGCGGCGCCCCGCTGTTCGAGAGCGGCACCAAGTACGAGTCGGGCAGCGGTTGGCCGAGCTTCTTCGCGCCGCTCGACGGTGCGGTCGAGACGCAGGTCGACCGCAGCCACTGGATGACCCGCACCGAGGTGCATTGCGCCCGCTGCAAGGGGCATCTCGGGCACGTTTTCGAGGACGGACCGGCGCCGACGGGGCTGCGCTACTGCATGAACGGCGTCGCCCTCGGCTTCGAGCCGGAGGGTTGA